From Pseudomonas sp. LS1212, the proteins below share one genomic window:
- the dnaN gene encoding DNA polymerase III subunit beta, whose amino-acid sequence MHFTIQREALLKPLQLVAGVVERRQTLPVLSNVLLVVQGQQLSLTGTDLEVELVGRVQLEEPAEPGEITVPARKLMDICKSLPGDALIDVKVDEQKLVIKAGRSRFTLSTLPANDFPTVEEGPGSLTCSLEQSKLRRLIERTSFAMAQQDVRYYLNGMLLEVSAGIMRAVATDGHRLAMCSMQADIGQTDRHQVIVPRKGILELARLLTEPDGAVSIVLGQHHIRATTGEFTFTSKLVDGKFPDYERVLPKGGDKLVVGDRQALREAFSRTAILSNEKYRGIRLQLAAGQLKIQANNPEQEEAEEEVGVEYNGGSLEIGFNVSYLLDVLGVMTTEQVRLILSDSNSSALVQESDNDDSAYVVMPMRL is encoded by the coding sequence ACGCGAAGCCCTGTTGAAACCCCTGCAACTGGTCGCAGGCGTCGTCGAGCGCCGTCAGACCTTGCCGGTACTTTCCAACGTATTGCTGGTTGTTCAAGGCCAGCAACTTTCCCTGACCGGCACTGATCTGGAAGTTGAACTGGTCGGCCGTGTGCAGCTGGAAGAGCCAGCGGAGCCGGGCGAAATCACTGTCCCGGCACGCAAGCTGATGGATATCTGCAAGAGTCTGCCCGGCGATGCCCTCATCGACGTCAAGGTCGACGAGCAGAAGCTGGTGATCAAGGCCGGACGTAGCCGTTTTACCCTGTCCACATTGCCAGCCAACGATTTCCCCACCGTCGAAGAGGGCCCGGGCTCGCTGACATGCAGCCTGGAACAAAGCAAGCTGCGCCGTTTGATCGAGCGCACCAGCTTTGCCATGGCTCAACAGGATGTGCGTTACTACCTCAACGGTATGCTGCTGGAAGTCTCTGCGGGCATCATGCGCGCCGTTGCTACTGACGGTCACCGTCTGGCGATGTGCTCGATGCAAGCTGATATCGGCCAGACCGATCGGCACCAGGTCATTGTTCCACGCAAGGGCATCCTGGAGTTGGCACGCTTGCTCACCGAACCCGATGGCGCTGTCAGTATCGTACTGGGTCAACACCATATCCGCGCCACCACTGGTGAATTCACTTTCACATCGAAGCTGGTCGACGGCAAGTTTCCGGACTACGAGCGCGTGCTACCCAAGGGTGGAGACAAGCTGGTGGTCGGTGATCGCCAGGCGCTTCGTGAAGCATTCAGCCGTACTGCCATTCTTTCGAATGAAAAATATCGCGGCATTCGCCTGCAGTTGGCGGCAGGTCAACTGAAGATCCAGGCCAACAACCCGGAACAGGAAGAGGCCGAAGAGGAAGTAGGTGTCGAGTACAACGGTGGCTCGCTGGAAATCGGTTTCAACGTCAGCTATCTCCTGGACGTGCTGGGTGTCATGACCACTGAACAAGTGCGCCTGATCCTCTCCGACTCGAACAGCAGCGCCCTGGTGCAGGAATCCGATAACGACGATTCTGCCTACGTCGTTATGC